Proteins co-encoded in one Capsicum annuum cultivar UCD-10X-F1 chromosome 9, UCD10Xv1.1, whole genome shotgun sequence genomic window:
- the LOC124886980 gene encoding glucomannan 4-beta-mannosyltransferase 9-like, translating into MERLTTTNILPNTFYGRRDDITEQFGIMWRQIKAPLIVPILKILVFLCLVMSIMLFIERVYMFLVITFLKFFGKKPEKRYKWEPLKDDVELGNSSYPMVLVQIPMYNEKEVYQLSIGAACGLSWPSDRIIVQVLDDSTDPITKNLVEMECQRWGSKGINIKYEVRDNRNGYKAGALKEGLKHSYVKQCDFVAIFDADFQPEPDFLWHTIPFLVHNPQLSLVQARWKYVNADECLLTRLQEMSLDYHFSVEQEVGSSTHAFFGFNGTAGVWRIAAIEEAGGWKDRTTVEDMDLAVRASLKGWKFLFLGSVKVKNELPSTLKAYRYQQHRWSCGPANLFRKMCMEIARNKKVSLWKKVHVIYSFFFVRKVVAHIVTFVFYIVVLPATVLVPEVVVPKWGAVYIPAIITILNAVGTPRSFHLLVFWILFENVMSLHRAKATFIGLLEAGRVNEWIVTEKLGDAFKLKSATKAFKKHRMRLGDRIHLLEFAAGAYLFFCGCYDIAFGNNHYFLYLFIQAFAFLIVGFGYVGTFVPNS; encoded by the exons ATGGAGAGATTAACAACAACAAATATTCTTCCAAATACATTTTATGGAAGAAGGGATGATATAACAGAACAATTTGGTATAATGTGGAGACAAATAAAAGCTCCATTAATTGTtccaattttaaagattttagtatttttatgtcTTGTTATGTCTATAATGTTGTTTATTGAAAGAGTTTACATGTTTCTTGTTATtacatttttgaaattttttggtaaaaaacCAGAAAAAAGATATAAATGGGAACCATTAAAAGATGATGTTGAGCTTGGAAATTCATCTTATCCTATGGTTCTTGTTCAAATTCCTATgtataatgaaaaagag GTTTATCAGCTATCAATTGGAGCTGCATGTGGACTATCATGGCCTTCTGATCGTATTATAGTACAAGTTCTTGATGATTCAACTGACCCTATCACTAAG AATTTGGTGGAAATGGAATGCCAAAGATGGGGAAGTaaaggaataaatataaaatatgaagtGAGGGATAATAGGAATGGGTACAAAGCAGGTGCATTGAAAGAAGGATTGAAGCATAGTTATGTGAAACAATGTGATTTTGTTGCTATTTTTGATGCTGATTTTCAACCTGAACCTGATTTTCTATGGCATACTATTCCATTTTTGGTGCACAAtcctcaactttcacttgttcaAGCTAGATGGAAATATG TAAATGCTGATGAATGTTTATTGACAAgattgcaagaaatgtcattggACTATCATTTTTCTGTTGAGCAAGAAGTGGGCTCTTCTACACATGCTTTTTTTGGATTTaatg GCACTGCTGGCGTTTGGCGAATCGCCGCGATAGAAGAGGCTGGAGGTTGGAAGGACAGGACAACGGTCGAGGATATGGACCTCGCTGTCCGCGCTAGTCTCAAGGGATGGAAATTCTTGTTCCTCGGTTCTGTCAAG GTAAAAAACGAATTGCCAAGTACATTGAAGGCCTATCGTTATCAACAACATCGTTGGTCATGTGGTCCAGCCAATCTCTTCAGGAAAATGTGTATGGAGATTGCAAGAAATAAG AAAGTGTCTTTGTGGAAGAAGGTTCATGTGATTTACAGCTTCTTCTTCGTGAGGAAAGTCGTAGCCCATATTGTTACTTTCGTATTCTACATTGTGGTATTACCCGCCACTGTATTAGTACCTGAAGTTGTGGTGCCGAAGTGGGGAGCTGTTTACATTCCTGCCATCATTACGATACTCAATGCTGTCGGAACTCCAAG GTCCTTCCACTTGCTggtattttggatccttttcGAGAATGTAATGTCACTCCATCGAGCTAAGGCCACCTTCATCGGCTTGTTGGAGGCAGGACGAGTGAATGAATGGATTGTCACGGAGAAATTAGGGGACGCTTTCAAGTTAAAATCAGCTACCAAAGCATTTAAAAAACATCGAATGAGACTTGGTGACAG GATTCATTTGTTAGAGTTTGCTGCTGGTGCGTACCTCTTCTTCTGCGGGTGTTATGATATTGCCTTTGGGAACAACCATTACTTCCTCTACCTCTTCATTCAAGCGTTTGCCTTCCTCATTGTTGGATTTGGTTACGTTGGCACATTCGTGCCCAACTCTTAG
- the LOC124886981 gene encoding uncharacterized protein LOC124886981 — translation MNPIDDKQEKVTFRAISHGEEGKTKVTKHETNTHNIETLKHREKKLIDKGVHRKDRRPIDGIPLNKQSKSGYGGKFTWEGPRNAREYEYHDLPVALDENDSNFVDEGEGVAGEVDVVKVANEGVGRIDVVDRGFQENM, via the coding sequence ATGAATCCCATTGATGACAAGCAAGAAAAAGTAACATTTAGAGCAATAAGCCATGGTGAAGAAGGCAAAACAAAGGTAACAAAACATGAAACAAACACACACAACATAGAAACCTTAAAACACAGAGAAAAAAAACTTATAGACAAAGGTGTACATAGAAAAGATCGTCGTCCTATCGATGGAATACCTTTAAATAAACAATCGAAATCGGGTTATGGGGGAAAATTTACATGGGAAGGACCGCGAAACGCTAGGGAATATGAATATCATGATCTCCCCGTGGCTCTCGATGAGAACGATTCAAATTTTGTTGATGAAGGGGAAGGTGTTGCTGGAGAAGTTGATGTCGTTAAGGTTGCTAATGAAGGTGTAGGTAGAATTGATGTTGTTGATCGTGGTTTTCAAGAAAATATGTGA